The segment TTTATGACACAATTTATGTTTACAAAAAACCAGTTGCTGAAATAGCAACAATTTCGAATGGCTGTCAACCCTTTACGGTTAGCTATGTCAATAATACCTCCGATTATTCTCCATTTGTGAGTTATGTATGGGATTTAGGTAATAGCAGCAGCTCAACAAATAAAAACCCCAATAGTCAAACTTTTGCAAGCGCAGGCACTTATACAGTGGTTTTGATTGCCAATGACACCTGTGGGTCTGATACTGCTCAAACAACATTTACTATTTACAAAAATCCAATTGCAAATTTTATTGCTGATACCGTTTGTAATGGTAACCTAAGCTCATTTTCCAATCTATCTTCATTGGATACCGCTAGTGGTAGCATTGTTAGTCATAACTGGAATTTTGGAGACAATTCTTCCAGTACGCAAGAAAATCCTCAGCATACGTATGCAACTGCTGGTAGCTATCAAGTGCAATTGGTTGTTATTTCATCTTTCGGTTGTTCCGATACCACTATCAAAACAGTTGTAGTTAAAGAAAATCCTAGTATTACACTCAGTGTTAATCCGAATAATTATGCCTGTAATCTAGCAAGTTTGAACTTTTCATCTACAGCATCAAATAGCAGTAGCAGTATTGATTCTTTCATATGGAACTTTGGAGATGGAAATTCTTCATTCTCTCAAAATACATCACATGTTTACAATACATATGGTAGCTATAGCGTTACACTGACTGTTGTTTCAGGAAATACATGTAATGCAATTCTTAATCAACAAGTAAACATCTACCTGCCACCAGTAGCTAATTATAGTGTAGATACCGTTTGTGAAGGTAATTTCACAAACTTCACAAATACATCGACTACATCAAACGCAGGAAATATTAGCTCCTATCAGTGGGATTTTGATTCAGATGGAACATTTGACAACTCTCTTGAAAATCCTTCTTTTAAATATGCAAGTAGTGGTTCTTATACAGCCAAATTGCATATTACTTCCCAATATGGATGTAGTGATAGCATCAGTAAAACAGTTTATGTTTATGGTCCTATTCAAGCAGCTTTCAGTTATTCTCCTTCAAATTTAGGCTGTAAAAGTTATCAGGTAAGTTTCACAGATGCCAGTGTAGGCGATAGTATTAGCTATTTTTGGAATTTTGGTGATGGAACAAATTCAACATCAAAAAGCCCAAGCCATACTTTTGCTGATACCGGTATATTTATAACCAGCCTAACCGTAACAGGTGTTTGTGGTTACTCCACAGTTTATGAAACCATTTATGTTTACAAAGCACCTGTTGCATCATTTACACAAATTCAAAATGGATGCAATCCTTATGCAGTCAATTATACAAACACTTCTTCGGAGCTTTCTCCTTATGCTTCCTACTATTGGAATCTTGGAAATGGCTCATCATCCAGCCAGCTAAATCCTTCGGCTGCTACATTTAGTACCCCCGGAACTTATGAAGTAATTCTGGTCGTTAGTGATACATGTGGAATAGATTCATTCAAACAATCATTTACGGTATATAAAAATCCAGTTGCTGCATTTTCATTTGATTCTGTATGTCAGGGGAATCAAACTACATTCCAAGACCTTTCATCAATTGATGTTGGAAATGGAACCATAAGTAGTTATTTATGGATATTTGGAGATGGTGATAGTAGCACTGCTCAAAACCCTGCTCATACATACGCTAGTGCAGGTAATTATCAGGTACAATTATCAATACTTTCTTCGTTTGGATGTTCAGCGAGCATCACAAAAACAGTTCTTGTACAGGAAAACCCATCGGTATCTTTTTCAATGAGCCCTTCCTCACAACTATGTAATTTCACACCTATCCAATTTATTGGATCCGCACAAAATAGCACATCACTCACTGATTCCTTTGTCTGGAACTATGGTGATGGTGCAAATGGAACTGGAAGTAGCAGTACACATTCTTATACCAATTATGGCAACTACAATGTAACACTCACAGCAGTCAGTGACAATGCATGTTCAAATTCATTAAGCAAGCAGGTTGAAATTTTAGTTCCTCCTCAAGCTAGTTTTAGTGCTAGCCCGGTTTGCCAGGGAACGGAAACTCAGTTTACTGATTTATCTGTTACAAACAACAATGAAGCAATAAGCGGTTGCGCCTGGGATTTTGATCTCAATGGAGTAGCTGATGATACCAATAGAAACTCAAGTTACACCTTTAATACATCAGGGAACTTTGATGTTCAGCTTGTTATAACAACTGAATATGGCTGTAAGGATACAGTTATTAATAATGTCACCGTTTATGCAAATCCAACGGTTGCTTTTACTTTATCAAGTCAAAACAATTGTGAGAATTCAACTATAAGTTTGGCAAATAATTGTAGTAATGCCGACAGCTTTATTTGGAACTATGGTGATCAGAGCAGTCTTTATCTGACAAAATCATCTAATGCAGTTACTCATGCATATTCAAATGATGGTACTTATTCAATTAAACTAACGGCCTATAATAATGATGGTTGTTATGGTAGTGATAGCAGTACAATAAATATTTATCCAAATCCGAATGCAGATTTCAGTAGTCCTGATTACAGCAGTTGTGTACCTTTCAGTATTTCTTTTACAAATAATTCACAAGATGCTGACTCATTTGAGTGGTTTGTAGATGGAATATTAAAATCTACAAGTTCCAGTCTATCCAATCAAATTTTCAGTACACCAAACGATACCATTGAAGTTATTTTAATTGCTAAAAATCAATTTGGTTGTACAGCTGATACCTTAAAGAAAACATACTTTACTTTAAATAATCCTGTTCCTTCTTTTAGTGTAAATAGCAATCAGGGTTGTGGTCCATTATCAGTTTCTTTTTCAAACAACTCTGCTAATAGTTTAAACTATTTTTGGGAATTTGGCGATGGAAATAGCAGTTCAAGTACAAATCCAACGCATACATTTCAGGCATCAGCCTACAACGATACACTTTATTTGGTTAAACTTTTTGCTTATTCTTCAAGTAATTGTATCGATAGTATCACAGATACCATACACGTTTATGCCTCTCCAATTGCTGGATTTACTCTTGACAAAGAAAATGGATGTGGACCTTTAAATGTATCTTTCACCAATCCTTCAGTAGAAAACCAAAATACATCCGTAGCAAATTCAACACTGAATTATAGTTGGAATTTTGGAAATGGCCTCACTTCAACAACTAAAGACACCAGTGTTCAGTTTGTATCTTCTTTAACACAGGATTCTATTTATACAATTTTATTAAGTGCTACAAACGCTAAAGGTTGTAACAATCAAATTGCGAAGAATGTTAGGGTTTATCCAAAACCAGATGTTAAATTTTACATGACAAGCAATTCAGGATGTGCTCCATTGAATATTTCTTTTGTTAACAATTCCACCCCAAATGATACAGGAACAATTAATGACATGAGCTTTAGCTGGGATTTAGGAAATGGACAAAACAGCACAGCAGTTAACGTAAATACTTCTTATCAGGCATCATTAACAAAGGATAGTTTTTATACTGTTAGTTTGTCTGCTATGAGCGAACATGCATGTCTGGATGTTTTAACAAAAACAGTTCAGGTATATCCAAATCCGGTAAGCTCCTTCAGCATCAATAAATTAAATGGATGTAGCCCTTTGAATGCTACTTTCACCAATACATCCATTCCAAACGACACAGGCAGTATCAATATCATGAATTTCTTTTGGAGTTTTGGAAATGGAATGAGTTCAAACTCGGTGAATGCCAATATTAATTATTTCAAATCGAACTACCAGGATACATCATATAGCATTCAGCTGATAGCATTCAACGAACACAATTGTATTGACACCAGTTATCAGTCAATAACAGTATATCCTAATCCTGCCATACAGTTTAGTTCAAGTATTACAAATGGATGTGGACCATTAAGTGTTTCATTTACAAATTTATCCTCTCCTAAAGATACTGGCAGCATTGACATTATGAACTTCCTTTGGGATTTCAATAATGGATCAACTAGTAGTTTAAAAAATAGTAGTTCATCATTTATAGCCTCTCAAAGCAAGGATACTATGTATCAGGTTAAACTTGTTGGTTTCAGCGAGCACGGTTGTTCTGACTCAACTATTTCAAATATTCGTGTATATCCTGATCCAAAAGTTAGTTTCACTACCAATCAATTGAATGGTTGCGGACCTTTATCTGTATCTTTTACAAATACATCTGACCCTGGTGATACAACTACGATTGATGATATGACCTTTTTCTGGGATTTTGGAAATGGAACGACCTCTTCCACTAAAAACAATACCGTCAGCTTCCAAAAATCAGTAACACAGGATACCGTTTATCAAGTTGTTTTAACAGCTTATTCAGAACATGGTTGTGTTGGATTTGATACTGCTTACATTACAGTATATCCAGATCCTATTGCATTATTTGCAGCAAGTACTGTAAATGGATGTTCACCACTTCAGGTTTCATTCAGTAACCAATCAAATCCAAATAATGGTGGAAGTATTGGCATCATGAATTTTGAATGGACTTTCGGCACAGGTGATTCAAGCGTTGCTCAAGATCCAGCATATACATTTATCAATACACAAAACACCAAACAGCAGTTTAACGTAATGCTTCATGCTTATAGTGAACATGGCTGTGTGGCTAACTATTCAAATCAGATTAGTGTAAGCCCTTCACCTGAGGTTTCTTATTATATCTCAGACTCAGTTGCTTGTAACGACCTGAAAGTCTTTTTTGTAAACACAACAGATCCACACGATCAGGAAGGAATTAACAAGATGAGTTTTGCCTGGGATTTTGACAATGGCATTACTTCCAGCACAAAAGACACCAATGTAACATTTGCTCATTTAGCTAGTGGAACCATTGTTTATGATGTTGTACTTTCAGCCATAAATGCATTTGGTTGCCAGAATAGCTACCAGAATGAAATAACCATTTTTACTGATCCAGTAGCAGATTTTACGTTCAATAACCCAAAAGATTGTGGTAACAATGTAGTGTTTACAAACAGTTCCACTCCAAATGATAACCAGAATTTAGCCAGCATGTCTTTCTCCTGGAATTTTGGAAACCAAAAAGTAAGTACAAAAATTAATGACACTATCTCCTTTATTCAATCTCATGTACAGGATACAAACTTCCTGATTACACTCGTTGCTGTTAATACTTTAGGTTGCAGCGATACTACTTCTAAAAATGTTTTAGTTCATACCAAACCTCAGGTTTCTTTTGCCATGTCAACCAATGAAACTTGTAGTGGTGTAAATGTTAACTTTCTAAATAAATCTAAAAATATAAGCAAGAGTTTATGGATGTTCGGAGATAGCCACACAGATACAATGCAACATCCAAGTCATGCTTACAATAACAATAGCCCAAATGCTTATTTATATAATGTGAAACTCTATGGAGAATCAATTCATGGTTGTCCGGGTGACACATTTACTCAAAATATATTAGTTCACCCAACACAGTCAGCAGGAATCATTACCAGTATTGATTCTGGATGCTCACCACTCAGTGTTAATTTCTACAATAACAGCCACAACTCAAGCCTTTTCCATTGGACTGTTGATAACAGCCTAATTTCAACCAACACCAACCTAAATTACACCTTCCCCGGTAGTACATTACAAGATAGTGTATATACCGTCCGACTAATTGCCCAAAATGGAATAGGATGTATTGACACAGCAGTTCATACGGTAAAGGTTTATCGCAGAACAGTGGCCTCTTTTACAATGCAATCAAACCACGGTTGCAGCCCAACACAGGTAAGCTTCCAGAATCAAACCACAGGTGCAACAGATTACTTTTGGAATCTAGGTAACGGTCAAACTTCTACAAGCGAGAATCCATCGACCACTTTTACCAACCATTTATTCCAAGATTTAGATTACACAGTAACTCTGTTCGCCATTTCATCACGCAATTGTTTTGATACTACATCAAGGCGAGTAACAGTGAACCCAATTCCCGTAGCTTCTTTTTCTGCTGACAAATTGCAAGGATGTGATCCCGTAGTAGTCAACTTTACTAATCAATCAATCATTTCAGACTCTTTCCAATGGAATTTTGGTGACGGGGTCACGTCATCCTTGCTTAATCCTGCGCATGCTTTTATCACTGGAGTTAACGACACAATTTACAAAGTGAAACTGACTGTATTTTCAGAACATGGATGCAAACACAGTTTTACTAAAGAAATTAAAGTGTATGCTTCACCTAAAGCCAAAGTCAATTTTGCCATTGAAGGATGTGCTCCTGTGACAGCTAAGTTTAAGGATGAATCAGAAAATGCAGTTTTCTGGAACTGGCAGTTTGGTGATGGACACACATCATCAGAAAGAAATCCTGAGCACATTTACTTTAGTGGAGGTGTCTACTCTGTAAAACTTCGGGTATCTAACTATCTGGGTTGCTCAGATACCCTCACGCTGAATAAAACAGTTATTGTTCATGATGTACCTGTTGCCAACTTCATTGCTGACAAGTATTATTCAGAATATCCTGAGTTAACTTTCAACTTTACCAGCACAAGTCCTTCGGGCTTATTACATAACTGGGCATTTGGCAATGACCGTGTTATTAAAACCACCAATACAGTACAATATTCATTTAAAGATACAGGTGTATATATTGTAACATTAGCCGTTTCAACACCTTATTGTTCAGATACTACCTGGAAACAAATAATCATCGATCCACCATATCCTATTGCAGGTTTTACATTCGATGCCAAGGAAGGTTGTATGCCTATGACTGTTTCTTTCACAGATACGTCAACGATGACAAGCGGATGGCTATGGTATTTCGGAGATGGAACAACATCCAATGATCAACATCCTGTTCATACCTATACAGAACCGGGTAAGTTTTCAGTTACTTTAATTACAACGAACACACGCGGTTCTGATGCAGAATACAAAATGAATATTATCGATGTTCATCCTAAACCAACTGTTTATTTTGAAGCTTCACCTGAAACAGCTTATCTACCCAATGCTAAAGTTGATTTGGTTAACCTGACGGTTAATGGAGTTGAGTATGCATGGTTTATTGATGGTCAGTTCTATGACTCTTTGGAAAATACTTCGAAAATATTTTATGAGGCTGGAACATATGATGTAATGTTATTTGCAAAAAGCAAAAATGGCTGTATCGATTCTCTGATAATTGAAGATGCCATATTAGTGGACACCATGAGTCAAGTTTATATGCCCAATGCATTTACACCAAATGGTGATGGCTTAAACGATGAGTTCAAACCTATTGGTTATGGCTATTCAGATCTTGATTATACGCTTCAAATTTTCAATCGCTGGGGCGAAAAAATATTCGAAAGTAATGACTTTAATGAAGGATGGAATGGAAGCTTCAGGAACCAATTGTGTTCTCAAGGAATATATGTTTACCGTCTTGCAGTTAAACTTGCTTCGAATGAAACAAAGTACATGGAAGGCAAATTAACTTTAATAAGATAAATCAACAAAAACCAACAAAATGATAAGAATAACCTGTTTAGCCATCGTTTTAATGCTATCCTCATTAGCAACCCAAGCTCAGAATTACATTGGCATGAGTAAAGATATTGTAATTCATCAATTAAAAACATCCTTTGATTTTGGAGAAGTTGAAATAGATGTATTGGATAATTTGAAAATTATTAAGTACGCAAGTAATGATCAAAAAACCAGAAAAGTATTTTTTCTGGATGATGCTGAAAAGTGTTCAAAATTTATCGTGATACATAACGACTTAAATAGCTTAAAAGTAGTCAAGCGAGATTTGAATAAGAACTATGAGCGCGAAAGTAAAAATACCTGGATTCAGAGAGGAATTATTGACTACAGATGGCAATTAGATAAGAAACAAAAATTCTTTGCATTAGTTGTTACAAAATCATTCAACAACGAACAAGTAACAATGAATGTTAAATAGTTAATTCTGGAAAGATGGATAAAATTAAAAACATATACTTGATTTCATTTGGGATTGTCATTTTCTTGATGACAGCTTCTAATTCCTTTTCCAAGGAATACCATGTTAGTAATAAAGCCATCAATCTTGAATTTAGTACTGATCAAAGTGAAACGATAGCTTCTATTCAACAAGCTATTAACTCAGCTTTTGATGGAGATACCATACGAGTTGCAGCAGGTGTTTATGATCAGGATTTACTAATCATTAATAAAAGTATTGTATTATTGGGTTGCCAGGTTGGAATCTCTCCTAAATCTACATTGAATAGAATAGGAGGAGAATGTGTCATATTAAACTCTTTAGAGCCTTTTAATTCTATTGTCATTAATGCACCAAATGTAGTTATTGATGGTTTCAAATTTGGAATGGACGATGATCAGGCTATCAATAGTATTTATATTAATGCACCAAATGTAATTCTGCGAAATTGTGTAATTGTAAACACAAATAGTTGTGGTGTCTATATTTCAGCCAATGCTGCCAATTCAGAAGTTTCCTACAATCATGTAGAGAAAAGTGCATTTGAAGGGATATTCAATGCTGCTGAGTCTGTTCAAATATTAAGCAATTACATTAGCAATATCAACGAATTCTCTGCCATATCAACATCACAAAAAACAATCATTAAAGGGAATATTATTTCTAACATACCCGAAAATGGAATAAAGTTACTTCAGCAAGAAGCTATATTAAGTTTAGTATATGGCAATGAGATAACAAATACCGGTCAATCAGATGTTTATTATGATGGTCAAATTCCAGAAGAGAATAATAAGCTAAGTATAGGCAGTCAGTATAAAGAACGAAATATGGACGTCCTATCTATTTTTAAGCCAAAAGCAGATGAATCTATGCTAAGTCAAAGTTCAGCGTCAAAAACGAATAGTATGGTGAAAAATTTAGAATTAAGACCAAATAATGCTCCCCTAACATTCAGCCTACAAAATACTGTTAATCAAAAATTGCAAACCAGTTTATCCATATTTAATTTCTAACTAAAATCTTTTACAGATGTCCGACAAACAAAAAAAACCAGTTCCACTAAGCAAATTAAACAGAGCTTTTGAAAGATCTCTTTTACAAGAAGTATTGTTATTTGATCTTGTTTCTTCCAATGGAAAATTCTCACACTCAGAAGTCATTCAATTTTGTCTTAACTAGTCAATTGTCATTCAATTAACTTGGTTTTCAATTAATATCTCAAATTATCAACCTGAATACATGAAGCTTATGCAAACCAATCTTGATTTGCAATACTAGCAGATGCTTATTCCCCTCCTGCCTTTTCTTCAATCTCATTTCATCTATTTTTTACTCCACTCCCATTGACCACAACAAAAGGTCAAAATATATATATTTGCTTCAATTTGTAATCTGTTGATTTCATTTTAATTAATAATACCGATGCAAAGCAACAGACAATTTTTTGCTAAATTTTTACTGATTTCATAAAATCATGAAGGAAAAGATCAAAGAAGCAGCGCTGCTTCTCAAGAACTCAAACTATACAATTGTATTTACAGGAGCAGGCATTTCGGTCGAAAGTGGAATACCTCCTTTTAGAGGTGAAAATGGTTTATGGAATACGTATGATCCTTCGTTTTTAGAAATATCTCAGTTTTTAAATTACCCGATTGAGTCTTGGAAATTAGTCAAGGAAGTTTTCTACGACTTTTTTGGGCAAGCTAAGCCAAACAAAGCACATATTGCCATTGCAGAAATGGAAAAACAAGGAATTATCAATCGAGTTATTACTCAAAATATCGACAATTTGCATACTGAAGCAGGTAGCCAGGCTGTTTTGGAATTTCATGGCAACTCAAGAGAACTGGTTTGTACAAACTGCCCCAAGCGCTATAAGAAAGATATTGTAGAACAACAGGAAATTCCTTTGTGCGATGACTGCCATTCGTTATTAAAACCAGATTTTGTTTTTTATGGTGAAGCTATTCCAGAACCAACAGGTTCTCAATCATTTTCAGAAGGAATGAAGGCAGAAGTTATGCTTATTATTGGCACTACGGGTGAAGTAATGCCTGCATGCAATATCCCCTATTATGCGAAAAGAAACAAGGCAAAAATTATTGAAATTAATCCGATCAAATCAAATTATACCGATCAGATTACAGACATTTTTCTGGCAGGCAAAGCAACTGAAATCATGATAAGTCTACAAGATGAAATAAGCCTTTTATAATCTTTACATTAATTCTTAAGTACTTTTATTTTAACTGGCAATTTGGATAGAAACTGATATCTATCAATTAATTATTTTGCAATTCATTTCTTATTTAGACTACATCAAAATAAATCATTCTTCTTAACTTTGTCTTCTGTTTTTTGCATCCTAAATTGACAATTAAGGAATTATTTTATGAGCAATAACCTATCCTTCCTCGGGAATGCATCTTCATCCATGATTGAAGAGATGTATCAAGAATACCTGAAGGATCCGAATTCAGTAGAGCAAAGCTGGAAAAAGTTTTTTGAAGGCTTTGAATTTGCCAGAACCACTTTTCACGAATCGGAAGAATCCAATGAGCTCTTTTCCAAAGAGTTTAATGTGATTAATCTAATCAATGCCTATCGTACTAGAGGACATCTTTTTACCAAAACAA is part of the Bacteroidota bacterium genome and harbors:
- a CDS encoding PKD domain-containing protein, encoding NNNIFCHPNTTVTLQNLTQYNCYSGTKFFYWNFGDGTNTGWSSIGIGQSHTYTTPGKYTITFTDSNLCGIDTATEEIIVYGPIQAGFMYSPSQLGCIDYMVTFTDTSVGDSLTYVWNFGDATTSTLQNPIHTYTDTGIYIVSLEVTGLCGSSTVYDTIYVYKKPVAEIATISNGCQPFTVSYVNNTSDYSPFVSYVWDLGNSSSSTNKNPNSQTFASAGTYTVVLIANDTCGSDTAQTTFTIYKNPIANFIADTVCNGNLSSFSNLSSLDTASGSIVSHNWNFGDNSSSTQENPQHTYATAGSYQVQLVVISSFGCSDTTIKTVVVKENPSITLSVNPNNYACNLASLNFSSTASNSSSSIDSFIWNFGDGNSSFSQNTSHVYNTYGSYSVTLTVVSGNTCNAILNQQVNIYLPPVANYSVDTVCEGNFTNFTNTSTTSNAGNISSYQWDFDSDGTFDNSLENPSFKYASSGSYTAKLHITSQYGCSDSISKTVYVYGPIQAAFSYSPSNLGCKSYQVSFTDASVGDSISYFWNFGDGTNSTSKSPSHTFADTGIFITSLTVTGVCGYSTVYETIYVYKAPVASFTQIQNGCNPYAVNYTNTSSELSPYASYYWNLGNGSSSSQLNPSAATFSTPGTYEVILVVSDTCGIDSFKQSFTVYKNPVAAFSFDSVCQGNQTTFQDLSSIDVGNGTISSYLWIFGDGDSSTAQNPAHTYASAGNYQVQLSILSSFGCSASITKTVLVQENPSVSFSMSPSSQLCNFTPIQFIGSAQNSTSLTDSFVWNYGDGANGTGSSSTHSYTNYGNYNVTLTAVSDNACSNSLSKQVEILVPPQASFSASPVCQGTETQFTDLSVTNNNEAISGCAWDFDLNGVADDTNRNSSYTFNTSGNFDVQLVITTEYGCKDTVINNVTVYANPTVAFTLSSQNNCENSTISLANNCSNADSFIWNYGDQSSLYLTKSSNAVTHAYSNDGTYSIKLTAYNNDGCYGSDSSTINIYPNPNADFSSPDYSSCVPFSISFTNNSQDADSFEWFVDGILKSTSSSLSNQIFSTPNDTIEVILIAKNQFGCTADTLKKTYFTLNNPVPSFSVNSNQGCGPLSVSFSNNSANSLNYFWEFGDGNSSSSTNPTHTFQASAYNDTLYLVKLFAYSSSNCIDSITDTIHVYASPIAGFTLDKENGCGPLNVSFTNPSVENQNTSVANSTLNYSWNFGNGLTSTTKDTSVQFVSSLTQDSIYTILLSATNAKGCNNQIAKNVRVYPKPDVKFYMTSNSGCAPLNISFVNNSTPNDTGTINDMSFSWDLGNGQNSTAVNVNTSYQASLTKDSFYTVSLSAMSEHACLDVLTKTVQVYPNPVSSFSINKLNGCSPLNATFTNTSIPNDTGSINIMNFFWSFGNGMSSNSVNANINYFKSNYQDTSYSIQLIAFNEHNCIDTSYQSITVYPNPAIQFSSSITNGCGPLSVSFTNLSSPKDTGSIDIMNFLWDFNNGSTSSLKNSSSSFIASQSKDTMYQVKLVGFSEHGCSDSTISNIRVYPDPKVSFTTNQLNGCGPLSVSFTNTSDPGDTTTIDDMTFFWDFGNGTTSSTKNNTVSFQKSVTQDTVYQVVLTAYSEHGCVGFDTAYITVYPDPIALFAASTVNGCSPLQVSFSNQSNPNNGGSIGIMNFEWTFGTGDSSVAQDPAYTFINTQNTKQQFNVMLHAYSEHGCVANYSNQISVSPSPEVSYYISDSVACNDLKVFFVNTTDPHDQEGINKMSFAWDFDNGITSSTKDTNVTFAHLASGTIVYDVVLSAINAFGCQNSYQNEITIFTDPVADFTFNNPKDCGNNVVFTNSSTPNDNQNLASMSFSWNFGNQKVSTKINDTISFIQSHVQDTNFLITLVAVNTLGCSDTTSKNVLVHTKPQVSFAMSTNETCSGVNVNFLNKSKNISKSLWMFGDSHTDTMQHPSHAYNNNSPNAYLYNVKLYGESIHGCPGDTFTQNILVHPTQSAGIITSIDSGCSPLSVNFYNNSHNSSLFHWTVDNSLISTNTNLNYTFPGSTLQDSVYTVRLIAQNGIGCIDTAVHTVKVYRRTVASFTMQSNHGCSPTQVSFQNQTTGATDYFWNLGNGQTSTSENPSTTFTNHLFQDLDYTVTLFAISSRNCFDTTSRRVTVNPIPVASFSADKLQGCDPVVVNFTNQSIISDSFQWNFGDGVTSSLLNPAHAFITGVNDTIYKVKLTVFSEHGCKHSFTKEIKVYASPKAKVNFAIEGCAPVTAKFKDESENAVFWNWQFGDGHTSSERNPEHIYFSGGVYSVKLRVSNYLGCSDTLTLNKTVIVHDVPVANFIADKYYSEYPELTFNFTSTSPSGLLHNWAFGNDRVIKTTNTVQYSFKDTGVYIVTLAVSTPYCSDTTWKQIIIDPPYPIAGFTFDAKEGCMPMTVSFTDTSTMTSGWLWYFGDGTTSNDQHPVHTYTEPGKFSVTLITTNTRGSDAEYKMNIIDVHPKPTVYFEASPETAYLPNAKVDLVNLTVNGVEYAWFIDGQFYDSLENTSKIFYEAGTYDVMLFAKSKNGCIDSLIIEDAILVDTMSQVYMPNAFTPNGDGLNDEFKPIGYGYSDLDYTLQIFNRWGEKIFESNDFNEGWNGSFRNQLCSQGIYVYRLAVKLASNETKYMEGKLTLIR
- a CDS encoding NAD-dependent deacylase, encoding MKEKIKEAALLLKNSNYTIVFTGAGISVESGIPPFRGENGLWNTYDPSFLEISQFLNYPIESWKLVKEVFYDFFGQAKPNKAHIAIAEMEKQGIINRVITQNIDNLHTEAGSQAVLEFHGNSRELVCTNCPKRYKKDIVEQQEIPLCDDCHSLLKPDFVFYGEAIPEPTGSQSFSEGMKAEVMLIIGTTGEVMPACNIPYYAKRNKAKIIEINPIKSNYTDQITDIFLAGKATEIMISLQDEISLL